Proteins found in one Populus alba chromosome 14, ASM523922v2, whole genome shotgun sequence genomic segment:
- the LOC118041678 gene encoding vacuolar iron transporter homolog 1: MASNQTSLNDAKFALPINDVEQQATLEIETEDFDYSKRAQWLRAAVLGANDGLVSTASLMMGVGAVKQDIKVMILTGFAGLVAGACSMAIGEFVSVHSQLDIELAQMKREKERRNNGRKEEQEEGASKESLPNPLQAAAASALAFSVGALVPLLAASFIRGYKVRLGVVVAAVTMALMIFGWLGAVLGKAPAVRSSLRVLVGGWLAMAITFGLTKLIGSSGL; the protein is encoded by the coding sequence ATGGCTAGCAACCAAACATCCCTCAATGATGCCAAATTTGCTCTCCCTATTAATGATGTTGAGCAACAAGCGACCTTAGAGATTGAAACCGAAGACTTTGACTACTCAAAACGAGCACAATGGCTACGAGCTGCAGTCCTTGGAGCCAATGATGGTTTGGTCTCCACCGCATCATTGATGATGGGTGTGGGGGCTGTGAAACAAGACATTAAGGTCATGATACTAACCGGGTTTGCCGGTTTGGTAGCCGGGGCTTGTAGCATGGCAATAGGTGAATTTGTGTCTGTCCACTCACAACTAGATATTGAGTTGGCCCAaatgaagagagaaaaggaaagaagaaataatGGAAGAAAAGAGGAACAAGAAGAGGGAGCCAGCAAGGAGAGTTTGCCAAATCCATTGCAAGCAGCTGCAGCTTCAGCTCTTGCCTTTTCAGTTGGTGCATTAGTGCCATTGCTAGCTGCTTCTTTCATAAGAGGGTACAAGGTGAGGCTAGGAGTTGTGGTTGCGGCAGTGACCATGGCTCTGATGATCTTTGGGTGGTTAGGGGCTGTGTTGGGAAAGGCACCAGCTGTTAGGTCATCGCTTAGGGTTCTGGTTGGAGGATGGCTGGCTATGGCTATCACCTTTGGTCTTACCAAGCTGATTGGATCAAGTGGACTGTGA